The region GGATCTGTAACAGCCCATTAGATCACTGTTACATCTGATCTGTATTCATAGGCATAACGTATTAACCGCCCAAATGCAAAAGTAATCTATATGATCACTGTGACAGGGAATTGGCAACTTCAGTTTTCTGTCAGACTATAGGATCAGGCTATCAATGCGCCAGCCCAATCTTGCCAATGGTGAGTGCCAGGAGCGCACAGTGCCATCAAACAAGAGCAATACATTAATGCATTGCAGGTACAAGGGCCAGCCTACTAGTTTGTTAATTTAAGAAGGGTCAATACTTCAAACATTTAAGAATTATTGTTAGATGTATCCCGTCCTGAGAATCACAGTGACTAAATAAACTAACAATACAAATTCCTGTCCTAATGGTTTGCTACAATGCATCAGTGTAGGTAAAATGTAGCAATTTGGAGTTTAATTAGGCCCCCCTTCCCCgaccccaataaaaaaaaaaaaaaaaagcatggctgTTGATTTTTACTCAGGTAAAAGTGAAGCTTTGAAAAGTCACTAACCTTTCAAACATCTTGTGCTTATAGGATAtacagtgtgataactagcataACTGCTGTTTACTCTTATTATCTAAAATCatgtttttgtgttgaaaaatcactctaaagtgctgccTATTAGGGGTCTTCCTTCCTCCTAGCTCGTAGTCCACTGCTTGCTGTCAAATGAGTGATAGGAGGAGGGATAACTTGAAAGGTGAGAAGTCATTGTACGCAGTGAAATGTAGAGAGTTCAgaacagaggggaggagagaagaagagatTCACATAGACTCTGCCTGTAAGCTAATACTAAATCACTGTTTACTGGGTTTTCACTTCTGACAGCTCATGTACACTACTCAGTCTTGCTCTACATTGTCCTACAGCATGATTTTATGTCCATGTGTGTTATAGACAGAGAACAGGATCTTCAGTGCTCTGTGTACAGTCTGCAGAACATAGCACGGCAGCCAGGCCCCTCCCACCATTCCTGAGAATCAGATGAACAGCCAACAGAAATGGAAATTGTGAAAAACACAGGATACAAGTCTTAAAATGGCCATGTCAGGttatgctcctgggacctgtagaaTTATGGGAGCATactttcacaggtgtgggatgtttaAGATGGCTGGgagtggagttctccagccagccattcTCCACCGGTCTACTGCACATAAGTGCCAGCCCCTCAGATTAAGAGGGTGCTGGTTTCCTTATTTCCCTCTCAGTACCCTTGTGGTTGCATCCACTCATGGTtttctgtaggtgtgaacagcgatatgttctgtatgtctgtgcaggtggccgaacGTGAGGTGAACAGTCGTTCTCCATATGGTATACATTCTCTTGTGTTTTGGTGTGAACTCTGTCCTGTTCTGCTAGGATGGTTTTCCATCTAGGACATgccaggtccttaggttccagtgtgggtccgtccctattgggacgatcgccctgcttgcaggcaggtctCATAGGGTAGtagtctcgttagagtagggacccacgagagaATGAGGACCCTCATCACGGGAtcatgggcttaagtatattgatcaaaatatgaaccaatgccTTGTaccatagcaattccatctgttatgcatgcaggtatgttaGTGGAGTGTTTCGTGTGTTTCTCAGTCGTTGTGTTACGTTTGCTGGAGTCCAATTCCCAGTTCACTAGTGCATGTATGTAGGAGACGTGACAGGCCAGAAATTatgttattcctcatgtgcacacggtagtttattctgaaaagttattaaaaagttgtaaaagtctGTAAAATTGTGGACAGCTCTGGGTAGGGGCCACGGAGAAGGGCTCATACATACCCGTGTGCATGGTAATATTATCAGCTACACCAAGAAAAGCAACTTTTATTTTGCTGCATAAGCTTCCACAAGTGCTCTGGGGACAAGGCTTGTTCCTGAAGTGCTCTTCATCTCTGTCCAATTACCACCCCCACAGCTCATTGAACAGAGAGGAAAAGTACTTCGGAATGAAGCCCCGCCCCAGGCGCACTTGCAGCAGCACAGAATAAAAGTTGCTTTTCTTGATGTAGTTTATATCATCATCATATACACAGATATGTATGAGTCTTGCTCCCCGGCCTCTACATAGAGCTGTCAGCAGTTTTTTGCAAAACtggtgacagactccctttagctGCAGCTTTAGAGAACCCTCTATCAGAAGGAAGAGCTGAGCAAGACATATGTTACTTGTCTTCATTTTCTGGTCTGGGCAGTAATTTTTTCTTGTAGAACTGGCTTTTATTTTGATCATATGACATTTTCTTTGCACCCTTTAGGCTATATTGACATGGGAGAGGAGTCAGTGAACACTGACTGTTTTCTTTGCCCTCttatgtgtttttcatgcacgATTTGCATGCATTTTATATCCGTTTTTCATGGCTCTGCATTTCCTGTTTTTTTAATGCGGTCcccttaaaaatgcattgcactcacatgcaaatgGTATGGCATGTGATTAAAGTGAGTTTTttatgctcccatagaaaataatgaatacagccttaatgagcAGTGAGATATAGAGCTAGGCTCCTGCCGTAACTGGAGAGAACTCTGATCATAGCAGCTTAACCCTATAAATGCCATTATGAATAGCAACTACAGCATCTAAAGTGTTTTACAAAAGGTTCTACCATGGCAGCTGGGGCCTAACAAAGACCTTCAAGTTTGACGTTGGCATCTGTCAATGACAAGATAGTACTTTATAAAAGTGATGGATCTTACCTAATCGCTTTGAATAAGCATCAAGTTTATATGCCGCATTTTCCAAAGATGCCACTTGCTCTTCTATCTGATTTATTTGTTCTAGATACGGTTGAAGACTTGCATCTACGGGACAAAACCAACTCAATAATACTGTAAACTTATATCTGAGTTATACAGAAAATACATTTCTAATATTGTTCGGCCAACTTTCAGATTAATGAATGaatgattttattaaatattaaccccttaatgacgcggcccctttttttcctcatttttgttatttcctcccccttttaaaaaaattgtaactcctttatttatccatcaacgttgctGTTTGAGGGTTTGTTCTTTGCGGGCCGAGTTGcatttttaatggtgccatttaaagtacaatataatgtactaaaaaacgtaaaaaaattctaaggggagtaaaataaaaagaaaaaaaaacaaaacccgacattccgccatctttcagtgcgttttgtttgtacgacgcacaaactgcaacaaaagcgacatgatacctttattctatgggtcagtacgattactacaacaccaaacttgtatagcttttcttttgctatacaattttttttcttcaaaagattaaattttttaaaaattattttctgcggtcatcttctgcgtgcaataactttttaatttttttgccgaCATAGTTGAGAGAGagtgctcattttttgcaggaatgtcctgtagtttgcattagtaccaatttggaatagatacgactttttgattgccttttattgcgttttttctaggagacagggtaactgaaaaagtgcatttctgtcgtcctttattttatttttttttccggatgaCATTAACCGTGCAGggcaaataatgtgctactttgatagatcggacttttacagatgcggcgataccaaatatgtatttttattttacgatttagattttttaattatagatatggcaaaaggggggcgatttaaactattattttttttttttacaattaaaaaaaacaacattgatcttttttttactgtcctttcaagtccctctgggggactacaacatgcgatgctttgaatgCTCCTGCAGTAttacgtaatgctacagcattatgtcatactgcaatttgatagGCAgcctcctaaggcagccctggggccttcaagaaggcccccggctgtcatgacacctgcatggctctccTGATCTCTTCGTAAGGGGGGTAATGGGGTggtatcagaattgacagcggcatttaaagggttaatagccgcaatcggccgcacAGCCGATAgctgttgcccgcgggtgtcagctgtaataaacacctgatgcctgcgctgtatgtagagaggtcgccccgcgacctctcttcatacataccccgacgctccaggacgtaaatgtacatcctggaatgggaaggggttaaaagggttgtacgaAGATTGCTTTTTATCACCTATGCACAGAACAAGTGATAAAAGTTTGATGGGCGaggatctcaccgctgagacccgcatcgatcccaagaatgggagtCCCGTGTTCCCCTCCTATTGCCACTTGGGTTTCACTGCAAGCTCCTGCAGCGATTTGGggactgaatggagtggcagccgcTCTGTGGGAAATAGCCGGGTACAAATACTTACACTTTTTGTTCAAGTCCTTAAGATTTCGACTAATATTTCCAGCGATATCTTTCATCTCCATATATTTCAAAGATGTAAGCTTATTCATATTTTCTAGAAGTTTGTAGTCTTCACTTGTGGCTGAAACAGCAATTTAGAAAGAAATTAAAATTAAAAGCAGAAGCTACCAAAATCCTGGCGCTAGTTATACAGCGGGACCGCACAACTCCTGATACTGCTAATGTCTTTAGTAGGCAAAATGTGTGATGAATAATAGATTACAAGTTCTGCCTTGATTAACTTTAAATCTGTCTTTACATCGCTCAGAGCTTGGTTTTTCTAATACAAAACTCTAAATCACTGGCACAGGCATAGATGATAAAACTTTGgcagtctgcagccaccactagagggagctcaatgcatatacagtacattgccTTCTATAATAGTATGCAAAAGCTCTTGAAGGGGTTTAATCAGGATTAGGAAAAATGATTAACtgcttttccagaaacagcaccatgtCTGTCCATGGCCTTTGTCTGCTATTGCCTGTCATTagctgagctgctataccaaaCACAGGCCTGGGAGGAAAGCGGCGCTGTCTCTGCACTCACAGCTGCCTTTCTAATCCTGGTCAAATCCCTTTAAGCTTTCTTTCTTTATTACAGAACGTCATTTCTAAACCTAGGTCTACACAGGTGATTTGGAGAtctgtataagggctcattccaGATGCCAGTAATGGAGTAAGGAAGATCTGAGGCACATAGCGGAGTACAGAGTATGTGTCAGGGAGATACAATTGCAACAGAGAGATTTATCAGTATGGGTGATGCCGATCATGTCATATGTGTGGTCTAGAAAGTAAACTACTCCATTTCTCATcagaaatatattttaaaaaataaagcacATGGGAAAGCCTGTCTAAATTTGTGGTGTTACGCCTTGGATTGGCATAATTATTATACGATACATATCCTATATGCTAAAAACTGGGGGTGGGGGAAGTCCGATAAAACATAAGCCATGTCCTGACTGCAGTCTCATGTGCAGCTAAAAATTACAAGGAATTGAGTGAGGCATTAATGATCATTTTTTCTGATGGCAACTCCTAGTTGTAGCCAAGGGAAGCCATATCTGGCCAAAAGTTGAATGACACGGTAACAATCAAATGCACGGCTGACTGTGCAACACATGGACGAGGTCTGCCAGAGCAAAAATGACTTTTTGTAAGTGTACCGAGATAGGCTGAGGTGTCCCTAATTGCGGACAACACCTTCTATGCCAGAGCTGCCATGGCATAATATGACATATAAACGGGCCATGTTTAAGAGACAATCCCTCTGAAGATATGTCTATCAAAGACATTTATGGCATCTCCCACCGTGCTTAGTAAAGTGACCGCAGGCCACCGCATCCAGGGAAAGCATGAGTGGAGAGGCCCTGCATGTGCGCCGCTCTCGTCAGTCACTGCTACTTGGGAAACAGCCAAGCAGGTCTATATTAGCCAACATACACAATACTATAAAGTGCCACTTACCTATCAGTTCACCGGTGAGGTAACATGACATTTTACTAAACATATCCCTGCAAAGCTCATTGATATCTGCTTCCGGCGGCTCCACCGCCTCCTCCGCTGTTTCGACTGTAGAATCATCTAGAGTAAAGCCATTAATAAGGATTAATATGCTAAAGTATATTATTCATGTTAACAAGAGAATCTGGTGCTTCtatattttggggtgaaattctGCATTAAAACTACAGTCAAGAAGTGCAGACAAAACAGAGGAACTAGGCGAGATGGACCAACTAAAAGGTAATTGTAGTCCTCCCAGGAACCGTTCCGGTGGATTAATGAACCAACCATACAATACAGATATTAAACACCTACTTTTGGAATGTCTTGTCACTCTTAGGTCTGTGAAAATGGTTTTGGACAACGCCAGAAGCTAAATAATGGGTGGACAACGGCAAATATCGATCTGCCAATTGAGCTCAGCTTTTATTGATGAACTTATGAAGCAGTCGACTTCAGCGTGTCCCCGAGGGCACATATGTATGCCAACTACTGTAGCCAACCAAAAAACAAAAGCAACAAAAACAGCAGATTGACCGTGGCGGTCACGCTCTCATGTCCTGTAAAGATGCTGATGTGAAATAGGATACCACACGCAAATTTAGCCTGCAAGAAGATTAAGGTTGTATTCACAAAGGGCTGTAAACATCGACACTTTCAGTAGACTTTGAGGGAATGATCATAGAGAGGGCATATCTCTCAAGGAATACcatatgacttaaaggggttgtaccaaaatttcaaGTAACTTGCTTATTGGTAGGGGTCTCAACGCCGAGACCCTCCCCTTAATCTTGAAAacaggggtcttgtgtcccccacCCTCCTCCCTGCGTGGTTAGTGCACTCCCCTCCAGTGAGAAGGCACTGGTgctcccattcactttcaatgggactgctgagatacctGAGTGGCAAATGCCATTGAAAAGACGTTGTTACAGTGGGAGAAGTGACCCCTGTAATgacagagggggacatgggacc is a window of Eleutherodactylus coqui strain aEleCoq1 chromosome 4, aEleCoq1.hap1, whole genome shotgun sequence DNA encoding:
- the BLOC1S2 gene encoding biogenesis of lysosome-related organelles complex 1 subunit 2 isoform X1, giving the protein MQIPPILRTADLIFGRDTPLDGYSGNRLGRWSLLKDLYRAFFGMAEPGAVEKLPTDEQPVAPPVSQPPAPQDDSTVETAEEAVEPPEADINELCRDMFSKMSCYLTGELIATSEDYKLLENMNKLTSLKYMEMKDIAGNISRNLKDLNKKYASLQPYLEQINQIEEQVASLENAAYKLDAYSKRLEAKFKKLEKR
- the BLOC1S2 gene encoding biogenesis of lysosome-related organelles complex 1 subunit 2 isoform X2, which encodes MAEPGAVEKLPTDEQPVAPPVSQPPAPQDDSTVETAEEAVEPPEADINELCRDMFSKMSCYLTGELIATSEDYKLLENMNKLTSLKYMEMKDIAGNISRNLKDLNKKYASLQPYLEQINQIEEQVASLENAAYKLDAYSKRLEAKFKKLEKR